ctacttgccctaaattcgatttttatgtatcaaaatactcaacaAAATTATTCTGTTTTGGAATATGAAGTTAagactatgttgtcattcaaaaaggtaaaaaacttcaaaaaaataagagaatacaaaacgtttaaaaacgttatttttttaactactcaaaactatgtaaaaaatttttttttcaaaaacatgaatactttttgaactAATAAGTGATtaaagaatcactctgtatacgtGATAAGaacataatactaattattatgttttttgtttaataggtgtaatatttttatgtaagtaactaaataatttaactgtaaTACCATATTACCatgtaatttgttttcattgaATCCTATAGAAAAAACTGTTCACGCAAAACCGAAAACGGCATATGACTCCTTGAGAAGCTCTCTATTTGCTAAATCtgattaattatcaattatattgatatagttataaaagatGTATCGGTGGAGGGACATGAAATGAATAGTAATTCACTACATATAAATGACAATTGTTagtcactatatattattttataatacctatgatttaaattttatattttatgctaactaatcaatattatataaatgcaatatattgtattactattaccttctacaatttaaataacatttttaaagtttacgaATTTTTTAGGtaaggtataatttttaaaatacataataattattttggctTATGAATATAgcgaaaaataattagttgaaTTAAATGCGTTTTACACTTAAAAAACACTGTTTTGATCAGTAACAATGTTCCACTTGTTCCATGTCATTAGAAAATGCCACTGTGTTGACTGGACTTTCTGTATCATCGTTGTCTTCTTGTACATTCAACGATATATCCGAAGTTGAATCTTCGAATTCTAAATTACCAGTTgtccttaataaaatataaaaatggtttaacACAAGTAAATTAGTAATAGTAACAAAGTGAATTTGAACAAAtggctattaatttattatttttattctcaacAAACATTAGATGTaacaatatatgattttttttttatttataaataggtataaataacggaataaatattatatattattatcttacttCCGTTTTTTcactgttatatttaaaaaagacaaGGATTCAACGAAGTATATGCCTTTCTTTTACTTCCTCCTGAGctactttttacatttttttcgtcCGACACGTGTTTCATGTAAGCATCACGAATATGCCtccattttttatcttttatttcttttactgagtatatgcaaataaataaatgtataaataatataatataaaaataaaaaaaagtacaattaagtaaaataaacagttaTCAGTTTATCAGTTCATTTTTGGaaacaatagataatataacaattatttatcaccAATAGCCTatagatatgtattatattatataattaaaatataataatatattttaatgtgttcatttaatttaaacagatATTTGTCCACGGGAACTAATTTTGCAGCATTACACTTCGATCTCTCCATCGGAAAAAGTACAATTAATGGAATAGTAAAAgaaacatgtaaaatattatggtcaATGCTATTAGAAGCCGAAATGCCACAACCTACAATAGAAACCTGGTTACAAATatccgattttttttataaaaaaaccaacTTCCCAAATTGTCTTGGTGCTATAAATGGCAAGCACATCAGGTGCAAAAACCCAAACCACGCAGGTTcgctgtattttaattataaaaaatatttttctattgtgtTGATAGCTGTAGTAGACgccaatataaattttatttcaattgatGTTGGTGCCTATGGAAAGGAGGCTGATCCAAGTGTGTTTCGGGAAAGTGTATTTggacaaaaattgtattcaaatttacttCAAATTCCTGAACCCAGAGCATTGCCATCTtccgaaaataatatacaacttttTGTATTCGTTGCTGATGAAACTTTTGGCCTTCGTGCAAACGTAATGCGACCTTTTCAAGGTCGTGGTCTCAATGACACTAggcgtatatttaattaccgaTTATCTAGAGCAAGAAGAACAGTTGAATGTGCGTTTGGGGTACTTGCAAATAAATGGCGAATATTACATACTGCCATTTTGGTTGAACCAGAATTTTGTGACGATATTGTGAAGGCATGCTGCATTTTCCATAATTTCGTAAGAAAAAGAGATGGGTGTAATTATGAAGAGACTGAAGAGAATTTCaatgttcaattaaataatttgcagTTTTATGGAAGAAATGTTACTTCTGGAGGCATAGAAACAAGGGATAATTATGCTGACTATTTTGTTACTGAAGGGGCGGTATcatgtaatgaaatatttttatttatattacactaaatttaatctgatttattttataattattataaattatagtattatattcatataatttagtatttacctttttcttctttttctttGTCGTCGAGGTTCAACCATTCGGGGTACAAACACTCTGCCACTTAACGCCAACGTGATCTTTTTAAATCCCTATCATTGTACAAAGGAGAACTCATGTCCCAGAGGCATGGGAAGTTTCGAACctccaaaattaatttttccgtATCAAACATaacttattgataatttaaaaacaataatattttaaaaaaaaataacaaaaagatcgtgttaatttgaattatttgtttttatttaaaacgtgtataaactaattatactACCTAAtgggtaataatatacatctataatataaattatatataataatatataaatgtatattacaaatatattttataagtttttaattatttaaatttaaaaatgtttattaattattcataaagttTTCAATTTCGGTCACCGATAATCCGCGCAAGTGTGATCGAACAAACTGAATTGCATGTGTTGTGCTTTACATCCCGAAACGCATCCGGACGGTTGGGTCGCCATACGTCGCGGTCGCTTCTAGACGGTTTTTAATCGGTTCCGCAAATCGGTCTTTTCTGGCCCTGATAAcgcgttttatatttaaacctattttattttgactgtTGCGGTTCAATTACCGATCGGCAACCGACAAAACGCATAGTGTGATCCAAGTCTACCTTATAAGAATTCGTCGAAaaaagctatattataatttttttcataaaactactttaaatattcattcatAATTATAGTCGCGTCATGCCcgcatcataaaaaaataaaatataaattaaaaataaatttatataaataaaaatattaaaataataattattgataagtaaattttttttctgtgtttattttttgttaaaaatcatttaataaactacaataataataataataaaaaaaaataagaacttaatattttttgttaaaaaagatctttttttatttccacgACGCCAGTCTTTTTTATATTCCAGTTGTAGCAGGGTacgtaatatttgaatattcaaaatttcaaatctcACTGTACTATTTGTATCTGAGTACGCGgggttattaaataacaacaatataaaaataatattatcattgcagttgaataataataatgatacaccTAGTAGTCAATATATATTCCTAATATTAGTGAACGGTGAACCGAGATTTTTCTCTAAAGTTTTCCAAACTTAAAGACTTTGAGCCCTAAAGACAAAGAatgcaatttgttttttaatacaataagcaTAAAAAACAAGTTATTTGAGACAAGAAAACTCATAAATCTGTTGGCTACAATGATTTTGGTGGTGAAGTATGTGTAGATAGTTCAGAAACAGCAGCAACAGATgtgttattgtttatgttaGTTAGTTTAAATGGTAAATGGAGGTTGCCAATTAGATATTTCTTCAAAAATAACCTAACCTGTTGTTCAAGCTGAGTTAATTAAGACAGCAATTTAGCATACTAATCAGAATTGTGAATATGAGGAGTTACATTGTTACATGTGATGGATCATTCACAAACTAATTATAAGGATGTGAGTTAGGCGATGAtttcaattcaattaaatgttggttttaagtgtttaaatatttaattaatgaagaaaacatttttttacaccaGATGCTTGtcttatgattaaatttggTTATTGAACCAGAAACAAAAGAaactaaatattgttattttgaatatttacataGATTACAGACTAAATTAGCTCTAAAattttgcaaataaaatatctaatgttTGTATCAATTggcaacaaaataatatttattcaatatttaaaaaataattactataaacaattttcagtATGTGATGaaactattaacttttatagattatagaccaaatatttcatttttttaaattctagatCCCCAATTTAAAAAGGTTATAAAAGTCCAATTTGAAcactgtattaatatttattaatttagttgacTTATATTAACGTTATATTCACTTtacttttactatttttgtttgtattacgAGTTTCCTTATCAAATATGAGTGCTAACGTAAGTATAGTTGACTAAATTGATTTCAAaagaaaatagtttattcatacatatttgtattttgtgaataatacattaaattctaATCATTAACACGAATGATATAACCAAAGAATTATTTAACGATAGATCGACGAACAAAACAGACAATTATTCATTGGTGGTTTAAATTTCcagacaataaataaatcacttaGGCTGGATTTAGTGCTCGACCGACGGTCAGCGCTGACGTCGGTCGAACGTAGCTATATTAATGAATGCATATGAATAACTACAGTGCAGCGCTGATAAATTGCTACGCGCGTAAAGCTACGTCGCGCTGACGAGGACCGTCGGTCGAGCGCGTCCGTCGGGCAGACGTCGGTCGACCGACGGGCTATTTTTAGCAATGCAAGGGTTTAGTTCAAAGCTGAACGATCGACCGACCGTACGCGCGTACACatatttccattttatttacaattttatgttattttgttgtaaattgtttattacattagttataatttataattagtgtataattaaatatattaatataataatatacaaaaaatgaacatcGATACTGAGCGTGTTATTTCTGAGGTGCATCTTCGACCGCCATTAGGGACCTCTCTTGTGCATTGTACAAAGACCGTGATGCGAAAATAAAAGCTTGGCTTGAAATTTGTCAAGCaattgtacaaaattatgACCATTTGTCTGATAATGAGAAAAAAGTTATtggtaagtaaataaaaattttatttaaaattattaaaaatactatttgtataacctattgtagtatttaaaaaaccaacataattctattatatgagctaattaaagttttatttagttatgtacattaattatgtaattataataaataatatttaaaaaaagttaaattaaagcattattattaatatagattttattattaaagttaaaaaatactagCATCTTGCCACGATACACTTCCATCAGGAGAAACGAAATAGTTGGCAAATTTATCCCTTATCATATCGCCTGttctaacaatattattgttcacaTTGAGTTGAAGTTCTTGAAACCCCTCAACAGTTAGTGTGTCTTCTACTCTGTAACCATCTCGTTCTCTTATGAAGTTATGCAAAACGCAACAAGCCTTTACGATTGTTATTGTATTCGGCAATGCAGTATTCATTGGtctatgaaatatattgaatttattactcATTATTCCGAATGTGGACTCAATATACCTCCTTGCACGGCTTATTCTATAGTTAAatatcttctttttttttgtcaaattacTTCGTGCGTAAGGTCTTAAAACTTTGTTTGATATACCAAATGCAGAATCgccgattataatatatggaagTGGTTCTGTAGTATAAGGTAGTGGTTTTGGTGGAGGTAACATTATTTctccattatttattttcgtaaatAAAGTGCTTTCCTTAAAAATAGTCG
This genomic stretch from Rhopalosiphum maidis isolate BTI-1 chromosome 3, ASM367621v3, whole genome shotgun sequence harbors:
- the LOC113555819 gene encoding protein ALP1-like — encoded protein: MCSFNLNRYLSTGTNFAALHFDLSIGKSTINGIVKETCKILWSMLLEAEMPQPTIETWLQISDFFYKKTNFPNCLGAINGKHIRCKNPNHAGSLYFNYKKYFSIVLIAVVDANINFISIDVGAYGKEADPSVFRESVFGQKLYSNLLQIPEPRALPSSENNIQLFVFVADETFGLRANVMRPFQGRGLNDTRRIFNYRLSRARRTVECAFGVLANKWRILHTAILVEPEFCDDIVKACCIFHNFVRKRDGCNYEETEENFNVQLNNLQFYGRNVTSGGIETRDNYADYFVTEGAVSCSTIRGTNTLPLNANVIFLNPYHCTKENSCPRGMGSFEPPKLIFPYQT
- the LOC113555817 gene encoding protein ALP1-like, with the protein product MYKYLGPEECLSIPNTTEGWLKIAAGFENTANFPNCIGSIDGKHVRIICPEHSGSLFSNYKKYYSIVLLAMCDSDYRFTYIHVGAYRTDSDSTIFKESTLFTKINNGEIMLPPPKPLPYTTEPLPYIIIGDSAFGISNKVLRPYARSNLTKKKKIFNYRISRARRYIESTFGIMSNKFNIFHRPMNTALPNTITIVKACCVLHNFIRERDGYRVEDTLTVEGFQELQLNVNNNIVRTGDMIRDKFANYFVSPDGSVSWQDASIF